The proteins below are encoded in one region of Ereboglobus luteus:
- the aroC gene encoding chorismate synthase gives MPNSFGKMFTITTWGESHGAGVGVVVDGCPPLLPITAEEIQAELDRRRPGQSDIVTPRNEADAVEILSGVFEGKTTGTPIAMLVRNADQRPGAYDEMREKFRPSHADFTYQAKYGVRDHRGGGRSSARETIGRVAAGAIAKKLLATKGVEIRAFVTRVQDVAIPETVLSEMPFPSPGQIEASAVRCPHTATAEAMIERIKEVRAAGDSVGGVIRCRVRGIPAGLGEPVFDRLEADLAKAMLSLPASKGFEIGSGFAGTLLKGSEHNDAWISQDGKPRTATNRSGGVQGGISNGEEIFFNVAFKPTATIMLPQKTVDAHGAQTELTGRGRHDACVLPRAVPIVESMAALVLVDHWMRQNAQRGTF, from the coding sequence ATGCCAAACAGTTTCGGAAAGATGTTCACGATTACGACCTGGGGAGAAAGCCACGGCGCGGGCGTGGGCGTGGTGGTGGACGGATGCCCGCCGCTTCTGCCAATCACAGCGGAGGAAATCCAGGCCGAACTCGACCGGCGGCGTCCGGGGCAAAGCGACATCGTGACTCCGCGCAACGAGGCCGACGCGGTGGAAATCCTATCCGGCGTGTTCGAGGGAAAAACAACCGGCACGCCAATCGCCATGCTGGTGCGCAACGCCGACCAGCGCCCCGGCGCATACGACGAGATGCGCGAAAAATTCCGCCCGTCGCACGCCGATTTCACTTATCAGGCGAAATATGGCGTGCGCGATCACCGCGGCGGCGGACGCAGCTCCGCGCGCGAAACAATCGGCCGCGTGGCGGCCGGCGCGATCGCGAAAAAACTGCTGGCAACCAAGGGCGTCGAAATCCGCGCGTTCGTGACGCGTGTGCAGGATGTCGCAATACCGGAGACCGTGCTTTCGGAAATGCCGTTTCCATCGCCCGGGCAAATCGAAGCCAGCGCGGTGCGCTGCCCGCACACGGCGACGGCGGAGGCGATGATCGAGCGCATCAAGGAAGTGCGCGCCGCGGGCGATTCCGTGGGCGGCGTGATTCGGTGCCGCGTGCGCGGCATTCCCGCCGGATTGGGCGAACCGGTGTTTGACCGGCTGGAGGCGGACCTGGCGAAGGCGATGCTTTCGCTGCCCGCGTCGAAAGGTTTTGAAATCGGAAGCGGTTTTGCGGGAACGCTGTTAAAAGGCTCCGAGCACAATGACGCATGGATCTCGCAGGACGGAAAACCGCGCACGGCGACAAACCGCTCCGGCGGCGTGCAAGGCGGCATCAGCAACGGCGAGGAGATTTTTTTCAACGTGGCATTCAAACCGACCGCCACGATTATGCTGCCGCAAAAAACCGTCGATGCGCACGGCGCGCAAACGGAACTGACCGGGCGCGGACGTCACGACGCATGCGTGCTGCCGCGCGCGGTGCCGATTGTCGAGTCAATGGCCGCGCTGGTGCTCGTCGACCACTGGATGCGACAAAACGCGCAACGCGGGACGTTTTAA
- a CDS encoding glutamine synthetase III: MSVSPARLSAISAANNYRVTATVAFNESHTAELFGRNVFTDELMQARLPKAIYKSLRKTIETVSKLEPATADAVATAIKDWALERGATHYAHVFQPLTGLTAEKHDSFLEPDGKDGAIAEFSGKQLILGESDASALPSGGIRATFEARGYTAWDVTSPCYLLENPNGATLCIPTVFVSWTGESLDLKTPILRSAEALDEQARRILKLFGHTDVPLVTPTAGPEQEYFLIDRNFFLARPDLMTAGRTLFGARPPKGQEFADQYYGVIPERVLAYMHECEAELYKLGVPIKTRHNEVAPSQYEIAPVYENANVAADHQQLTMIVLKRVARKYGFECILHEKPFSGVNGSGKHLNWSLGNSVQGNLLDPGATPHENMQFLVFCAAIIRAVHRHGGLLRALVGSASNDQRLGANEAPPAIISIFLGAQLSDVFEQLKKGRACSSKKAGTIQLGVDSLPVLQRDTGDRNRTSPFAFTGNKFEFRAVGSNQSIGAPLAALNTIVAGSLNRIADQLEKGVADGKKLEDAVSEVLTQIARENGAVIFNGNGYSPEWHREAERLGLLNLKTTPDAAVWMVAPDTVECFERMKVLTKRELESRREIALEQYCKALNVETRIVIEMVSTKYIPTAIRYQTELARNINEIKAVGAVPDTRLFERVSTLIAGLQNELDKLTGMRGKQATLPDLLAEARHYCHEVLPQLNAIRQAVDALETVCPDDTWPVPTYEEMLFIK; this comes from the coding sequence ATGAGCGTAAGCCCAGCACGATTAAGCGCGATCTCAGCCGCCAACAACTACCGCGTCACCGCAACCGTGGCCTTCAATGAAAGCCACACCGCCGAGTTGTTTGGGCGGAATGTTTTCACCGACGAGCTCATGCAGGCGCGCCTTCCCAAGGCCATCTACAAGTCGCTTCGCAAAACCATCGAGACTGTCTCGAAGCTCGAACCCGCCACCGCCGACGCCGTCGCCACCGCCATCAAGGACTGGGCGCTCGAGCGCGGCGCGACGCACTACGCGCACGTCTTTCAACCGCTCACCGGGCTCACCGCAGAAAAACACGACAGCTTTCTCGAACCCGACGGCAAGGACGGCGCCATCGCCGAGTTTTCCGGCAAACAACTCATCCTCGGCGAATCCGACGCCTCCGCGCTGCCCTCCGGCGGCATTCGCGCCACATTCGAGGCTCGCGGTTACACGGCGTGGGATGTGACCAGCCCGTGCTACCTTCTCGAGAATCCCAACGGCGCCACGCTTTGCATTCCGACGGTTTTTGTCTCGTGGACGGGTGAAAGCCTAGACCTGAAAACCCCGATCCTGCGTTCCGCCGAGGCGCTCGACGAACAGGCGCGCCGCATACTGAAACTTTTCGGTCACACCGATGTTCCCCTCGTCACGCCGACCGCCGGCCCCGAGCAGGAATACTTTCTCATCGACCGCAATTTCTTCCTTGCCCGGCCCGACCTCATGACCGCCGGGCGCACGCTGTTCGGCGCGCGTCCGCCCAAGGGGCAGGAGTTTGCCGACCAATACTACGGCGTCATCCCCGAGCGCGTGCTCGCCTACATGCACGAGTGCGAGGCCGAGCTCTACAAACTCGGCGTGCCGATCAAGACACGCCACAACGAAGTCGCGCCCTCGCAATACGAAATCGCCCCCGTTTACGAAAACGCCAATGTCGCCGCCGATCATCAGCAGCTCACGATGATCGTGCTCAAGCGCGTCGCCCGCAAATACGGCTTCGAGTGCATCCTCCACGAAAAGCCCTTCTCCGGCGTCAACGGCTCCGGCAAGCACCTCAACTGGTCGCTCGGCAACAGCGTGCAGGGCAACCTTCTCGATCCCGGCGCCACGCCGCATGAGAACATGCAGTTTCTCGTTTTCTGCGCGGCGATCATTCGCGCCGTCCACCGCCACGGCGGGCTCCTCCGCGCCCTCGTCGGCTCGGCCAGCAACGACCAGCGCCTCGGGGCCAACGAGGCGCCGCCCGCAATCATATCCATCTTTCTCGGCGCGCAACTTTCCGACGTTTTTGAGCAACTCAAGAAAGGCCGCGCCTGCTCCTCCAAAAAGGCGGGCACCATCCAGCTCGGCGTGGACTCGCTTCCCGTTCTCCAGCGCGACACCGGCGACCGCAACCGCACCTCGCCCTTCGCCTTCACCGGAAATAAATTCGAGTTCCGCGCCGTCGGTTCCAACCAGTCCATCGGCGCGCCCCTCGCCGCGCTCAACACCATCGTCGCCGGCTCGCTCAACCGCATCGCCGACCAGCTCGAAAAAGGCGTCGCCGACGGCAAAAAACTTGAGGACGCCGTCTCCGAGGTCCTGACCCAGATCGCCAGGGAAAACGGCGCGGTCATATTCAATGGCAACGGCTACTCGCCCGAGTGGCACCGCGAAGCCGAGCGCCTCGGCCTGCTCAATTTAAAAACCACGCCTGACGCGGCCGTGTGGATGGTCGCGCCCGACACCGTCGAGTGTTTCGAGCGCATGAAGGTGCTCACCAAGCGCGAGCTCGAATCGCGCCGCGAGATCGCGCTCGAGCAATACTGCAAGGCGCTCAACGTCGAGACGCGCATCGTAATCGAAATGGTGAGCACAAAATACATTCCCACCGCGATTCGCTACCAAACCGAGCTCGCCCGGAACATCAACGAAATCAAGGCCGTTGGCGCCGTGCCCGACACGCGCCTTTTCGAACGCGTCAGCACGCTCATCGCCGGCCTTCAAAACGAACTCGACAAGCTCACCGGCATGCGCGGCAAGCAGGCGACACTGCCCGACCTGCTCGCCGAGGCGCGGCACTATTGCCACGAAGTTCTCCCGCAGCTCAACGCGATTCGCCAGGCGGTCGACGCCCTCGAAACCGTGTGTCCCGACGACACCTGGCCTGTGCCCACCTACGAGGAAATGCTGTTCATAAAATAA